In Sphaeramia orbicularis chromosome 5, fSphaOr1.1, whole genome shotgun sequence, a genomic segment contains:
- the LOC115419100 gene encoding uncharacterized protein LOC115419100, with protein sequence MKTLFIAVVVLSFTSVCWSAPLACNNLLKEVDKGPDLGGRWYIIAVSSDSCLVSSLMKFLHPSGVVDFTQEEAPNIYDMVATVKMYGFCKNESQTLLHDNNRLMSYDKSTQQTTVTDSLLQTSCPDCVIGKTLNSMNVLFLFSRRQNVNDDELNEFVKQAECLKYKRPVVLNTDHDYENCKPVEEANEDLDPAVQALLTQRMEDFREAVINCIKNYFMSLYQSIANVWS encoded by the exons ATGAAGACCTTGTTCATTGCTGTTGTTGTGCTGAGTTTCACCTCAGTGTGCTGGTCTGCACCGCTGGCTTGTAATAACCTTCTGAAAGAAGTGGACAAAGGTCCAGAT CTGGGTGGAAGATGGTACATAATAGCAGTGTCTTCTGATTCCTGCCTGGTTTCTTCTTTGATGAAGTTTTTACATCCAAGTGGGGTAGTGGACTTTACCCAGGAGGAAGCACCAAACATTTATGATATGGTCGCCACTGTTAAAAT GTATGGATTTTGCAAGAATGAATCCCAAACATTATTGCATGACAACAACAGACTGATGTCGTATGACAAAAGCA CTCAACAAACAACTGTGACAGACTCACTGCTGCAAACTAGCTGCCCTGACTGCGTTATTGGAAAGACACTGAACTCCATGAACGTACTTTTCCTCTTCA GTCGGAGACAGAATGTCAATGAtgatgaactaaatgagtttgtgAAACAGGCTGAGTGTCTGAAATACAAGCGTCCAGTGGTTTTGAACACAGATCATG ACTATGAAAACTGCAAGCCTGTGGAAGAAGCAAATGAAGACCTTGACCCTGCAGTTCAAGCCCTACTTACTCAGAGGATGGAAGACTTTCGTGAAGCAGTGATCAACTGCATCAAGAATTATTTCATGTCTTTGTATCAATCTATTGCAAATGTTTGGTCCTGA
- the LOC115419950 gene encoding uncharacterized protein LOC115419950 → MSYDKSTQQTTVTDSLLQTSCPDCFIGKTLNSMNALFLLSRRQNVNDDELNEFVKQAECLKYKRPVVFNTDHDYENCKPVEEANEEVDPAVQALLTQKVEDFREAVINCIKNYFMSLYGFCKNESQTLLHDNNRLMSYDKSTQQTTVTDSLLQTSCPDCFIGKTLNSMNALFLLSRRQNVNDDELNEFVKQAECLKYKRPVVFNTDHDYENCKPVEEANEEVDPAVQALLTQKVEDFREAVINCIKNYFMSLYQSIANVWS, encoded by the exons ATGTCGTATGACAAAAGCA CTCAACAAACAACTGTGACAGACTCACTGCTGCAAACTAGCTGCCCTGACTGCTTTATTGGAAAGACACTGAACTCCATGAACGCACTTTTCCTCCTCA GTCGGAGACAGAATGTCAATGAtgatgaactaaatgagtttgtgAAACAGGCTGAGTGTCTGAAATACAAGCGTCCAGTGGTTTTCAACACAGATCATG ACTATGAAAACTGCAAGCCTGTGGAAGAAGCAAATGAAGAAGTTGACCCTGCAGTTCAAGCCCTACTTACTCAGAAAGTGGAAGACTTTCGTGAAGCAGTGATCAACTGCATCAAGAATTATTTCATGTCTTT GTATGGATTTTGCAAGAATGAATCCCAAACATTATTGCATGACAACAACAGACTGATGTCGTATGACAAAAGCA CTCAACAAACAACTGTGACAGACTCACTGCTGCAAACTAGCTGCCCTGACTGCTTTATTGGAAAGACACTGAACTCCATGAACGCACTTTTCCTCCTCA GTCGGAGACAGAATGTCAATGAtgatgaactaaatgagtttgtgAAACAGGCTGAGTGTCTGAAATACAAGCGTCCAGTGGTTTTCAACACAGATCATG ACTATGAAAACTGCAAGCCTGTGGAAGAAGCAAATGAAGAAGTTGACCCTGCAGTTCAAGCCCTACTTACTCAGAAAGTGGAAGACTTTCGTGAAGCAGTGATCAACTGCATCAAGAATTATTTCATGTCTTTGTATCAATCCATTGCAAATGTTTGGTCCTGA